In Lacibacter sp. H375, one DNA window encodes the following:
- a CDS encoding endo-1,4-beta-xylanase, translating to MKQFILKITAAGAILASFSYCAGTRNVTTNAASLKDAYKNDFLIGTALSSGQIEERDPKAHALIVQQFNAITPENIMKAEIIHPEWDRYNFDLADKIVAYGTKHNMKVNGHTLIWHSQLPQFARRIKDVDSFKTFFTNHINTVASRYSGKIFSWDVVNEALNEDGTMRKSIFLDRMGDGFVTEAFRLAEKASPGTELYYNDYNNEQPKKREGCLALVKKVQAAGVRIDGVGIQGHWHLGRIPFKDIEESILAYHALGLKVMITELDIEMLPRNFQGADVGQRQASNPALNPYANGIPDSLLQQQATDYANLFKLFLKHKDKITRVTFWGVNDGQSWLNGWPVPGRTNYPLLFDRAFNPKPAFHSVMALKK from the coding sequence ATGAAACAATTCATCTTAAAGATTACAGCAGCCGGGGCAATCCTTGCCTCCTTCTCTTATTGTGCTGGAACGAGAAACGTAACAACGAATGCTGCCTCTTTGAAGGATGCTTATAAAAATGATTTTCTTATTGGCACTGCATTGAGTTCAGGCCAGATCGAAGAGAGAGATCCAAAAGCCCATGCATTGATCGTTCAACAATTCAATGCTATTACGCCTGAGAATATTATGAAGGCTGAGATCATTCATCCTGAATGGGACAGATATAATTTTGATCTGGCAGATAAAATTGTTGCTTACGGCACAAAGCACAACATGAAAGTGAACGGTCATACGTTGATCTGGCACAGTCAGCTGCCACAGTTTGCAAGAAGAATAAAAGATGTTGATTCATTCAAAACATTTTTCACCAATCACATCAACACTGTTGCAAGCCGTTACAGTGGTAAGATATTTTCATGGGATGTGGTCAATGAAGCATTGAACGAAGATGGCACCATGCGCAAATCAATCTTCCTTGATAGAATGGGAGATGGTTTTGTAACCGAAGCTTTTCGACTTGCAGAAAAAGCATCACCCGGTACTGAACTTTATTACAACGATTACAATAACGAACAACCAAAAAAACGTGAAGGCTGTCTTGCACTCGTGAAAAAAGTACAGGCTGCTGGTGTGCGCATTGATGGTGTAGGTATACAAGGTCACTGGCATTTAGGTCGTATACCGTTCAAGGATATTGAAGAAAGCATTCTTGCTTATCATGCATTGGGTTTGAAAGTAATGATCACTGAGCTTGATATTGAAATGCTGCCGAGAAATTTTCAGGGAGCAGATGTAGGTCAACGTCAGGCTTCTAATCCTGCATTGAATCCTTATGCCAATGGTATTCCTGATAGTTTGTTGCAACAGCAGGCAACTGATTATGCCAACCTGTTCAAATTATTTTTAAAACACAAGGATAAAATTACACGTGTTACATTCTGGGGTGTAAACGATGGACAAAGCTGGTTAAATGGCTGGCCTGTTCCCGGTCGCACCAACTATCCACTACTGTTCGATCGTGCATTTAATCCAAAACCTGCTTTTCATTCTGTTATGGCCTTAAAGAAGTAA
- a CDS encoding glycosyl hydrolase 115 family protein, producing MKKTILLVGFFCAYIQLSYAQLIAETASPSSIALSGATILVDTNDYTVVKKAAHFFSSDMQSVTLKESSVKNGISKSNKTAILIGSVDRSSFIKQLIQQKKISVADIKGKWEAYKILTVKNPFKGIDQALVLVGSDRRGTAFAVFELSKQIGVSPWYWWADVAVQTKKEIYINANATISDAPKVKYRGIFINDEAPALSNLSKEKFGGFNSKFYAKVFELMLRLKSNYIWPAMWGNAFYDDDSLNIKVADDYGIVIGTSHHEPLMRAHAEWARYGKKQKWNYDSTEAGLKEFWRGGMQRAWNEKIVSVGMRGDGDEPMSRETATALLERIVKDQRKIIADVTGKPAEKTPQLWALYKEVQDYYDKGMRVPDDVTLLLCDDNWGNLRKLPKPNEKPRKGGYGIYYHFDYVGGPRNYKWLNTNPLPRIWEQMHLAYEHNVKDIWIVNVGDIKPMELPISFFLDYAWDPTKIDAADIQAYTVKWAAQQFGTKHANTIAELLAKYAKYNSRRKPEMLDDKTYSLFSGEWENVVNDYKDLLNKAEEINNDIPTEQKDAFFQLVLHPIKACANLNEMYYNVAMNKNAFKEKYESTVEYADRVKELYKKDSLITIEYHQLNKGKWNHMMSQTHIGYTYWQQPPFNKMPAIQYLPDGTTFKDEIISIGRIPQAEYPATAKPNSFIERFEIVSIEAAHFTKAINSKTISWKVLPDLGRTGDAVTTFPVTAPEQKPSPATPFLEYEIYTYSKDSFTIHAYFSPSLNFFNTENGLQYAISVDDEAPQIISLNKEDKNSISGIWNKWVGENIIIKTSKHKISTAGKHVIKYWMVNSGVVLQKIVADFGNMKPSYLGPPETRINN from the coding sequence ATGAAAAAAACGATTTTGCTTGTCGGTTTTTTTTGTGCATACATACAGTTATCGTATGCACAATTGATTGCTGAAACTGCAAGCCCTTCTTCTATTGCATTATCCGGTGCAACAATTCTTGTAGATACCAACGATTATACTGTTGTAAAAAAGGCGGCGCATTTTTTTTCTTCCGATATGCAATCGGTTACATTGAAAGAAAGCAGTGTAAAAAATGGAATAAGCAAATCGAATAAAACAGCTATTCTCATTGGCTCAGTTGACAGATCCTCTTTCATTAAACAACTCATCCAGCAAAAGAAAATCTCTGTTGCAGATATCAAAGGCAAATGGGAAGCTTATAAAATACTTACGGTAAAAAATCCATTCAAAGGAATTGACCAGGCGCTTGTGCTTGTGGGCAGCGACCGAAGGGGAACAGCATTTGCAGTATTTGAGTTGAGTAAACAAATTGGAGTATCGCCATGGTATTGGTGGGCAGATGTTGCTGTGCAAACAAAAAAAGAAATTTACATCAATGCAAATGCAACGATCAGCGATGCCCCAAAAGTAAAATACCGTGGCATCTTTATTAATGATGAAGCACCTGCACTCAGCAACTTGAGCAAAGAAAAATTTGGCGGCTTCAATTCGAAATTTTATGCCAAGGTGTTTGAATTAATGCTTCGATTAAAATCAAACTATATCTGGCCTGCAATGTGGGGCAATGCATTTTATGATGATGATTCACTCAATATTAAAGTAGCAGATGACTATGGCATTGTTATCGGCACATCACATCATGAACCGTTGATGCGTGCACATGCCGAATGGGCCAGGTATGGTAAAAAACAAAAATGGAATTACGATAGTACAGAGGCAGGACTGAAAGAATTCTGGCGTGGCGGCATGCAGCGTGCATGGAACGAAAAAATTGTAAGCGTAGGTATGCGTGGCGATGGTGATGAACCGATGAGTCGTGAAACAGCAACAGCCTTACTGGAGCGTATTGTAAAAGATCAACGAAAAATTATTGCAGATGTAACCGGTAAGCCCGCAGAAAAAACTCCGCAACTCTGGGCATTGTATAAAGAAGTACAGGATTATTATGATAAAGGCATGCGTGTGCCCGATGATGTGACCTTGTTATTGTGTGATGACAACTGGGGCAATCTCCGCAAACTGCCAAAGCCAAATGAAAAACCACGCAAAGGTGGTTATGGTATTTATTATCACTTCGATTATGTGGGCGGTCCACGCAATTACAAATGGCTTAATACAAATCCGCTGCCTCGTATTTGGGAGCAGATGCATTTGGCATACGAACACAATGTAAAAGATATCTGGATCGTGAATGTGGGCGACATCAAACCAATGGAACTTCCCATTTCGTTCTTTTTAGATTATGCATGGGATCCAACAAAGATTGACGCTGCAGATATTCAAGCATACACAGTAAAATGGGCTGCACAGCAATTCGGAACAAAACATGCAAACACAATTGCTGAATTACTTGCGAAGTATGCAAAGTATAACAGCAGAAGAAAACCTGAAATGCTTGATGACAAAACCTACAGTTTATTCTCTGGTGAATGGGAAAATGTGGTAAATGATTACAAGGATTTGCTGAACAAAGCGGAAGAGATCAACAACGATATACCAACCGAACAGAAAGATGCCTTCTTTCAACTGGTGCTGCATCCAATCAAAGCCTGCGCCAACCTCAATGAAATGTATTACAACGTTGCAATGAACAAAAATGCATTTAAGGAAAAGTATGAATCAACAGTTGAATATGCTGACAGAGTAAAAGAGTTGTATAAAAAAGATTCGTTGATCACCATTGAATATCATCAACTCAACAAAGGCAAATGGAACCATATGATGAGTCAAACGCATATTGGCTACACCTATTGGCAACAACCTCCATTTAATAAGATGCCGGCAATTCAATACCTGCCTGACGGCACAACATTTAAAGATGAAATTATTTCAATTGGAAGGATACCGCAGGCAGAATATCCTGCAACTGCTAAGCCGAATAGTTTTATCGAACGCTTCGAAATAGTATCAATTGAAGCAGCGCATTTCACCAAAGCTATCAACAGTAAAACCATTTCCTGGAAAGTATTGCCTGATCTTGGCAGAACAGGTGATGCTGTCACAACATTCCCTGTTACTGCACCAGAACAAAAACCGTCGCCTGCAACTCCGTTTCTGGAGTATGAAATTTATACTTACAGTAAAGACAGTTTTACCATTCATGCATACTTCTCTCCTTCTTTGAATTTCTTTAATACTGAGAATGGATTACAGTATGCCATTTCAGTTGATGATGAAGCGCCGCAAATCATCAGCCTGAATAAAGAAGATAAAAACAGCATCAGCGGTATCTGGAATAAATGGGTGGGCGAAAATATCATCATCAAAACAAGTAAACACAAGATCAGCACCGCCGGTAAGCATGTAATCAAATACTGGATGGTGAACAGTGGCGTTGTGCTGCAAAAAATTGTTGCAGATTTCGGAAACATGAAACCGAGTTACCTGGGGCCGCCTGAAACAAGAATCAACAACTAA
- a CDS encoding MFS transporter, whose translation MESSQKLSVKEKVGYSLGDLAANLVFQTLVTYLAYFYTDIYGLDTNHASALMLVVGLIAAFAFNPIIGAIADRTVSKWGKFRPWILFTAVPLGVIALLAFSTPDFSYKGKVIYAVVTYTLLLLLYAANNLPYSALSGVITGDMKERNSLSAYRFVAVMFAQFFVQVFMLPIIVAAGGGDKAIGIEKVMTWLAIIGTVMLLITFFTTKERIVPKPEQKSSLKEDLADLFKNKPWVIMLVLTILVFITLAMKGGSYVYYFKNYVDKARLTEFITPILNGFSNIGINFFGEDPVSAGFGLFNAGGIIFMIVGIGFSKRLADKYGKRDVFGVALVISTLFIFLFYFFSSTSVELMFGSQILHGFFYGITIPLLWAMIADVADYSEWKNNRRATAIIFSAMMVGLKTGLSVGNALLTWILGLFDYAANSETAQTATAIEGTKLLVSVFPSIPFLLGAGLLFLYEINKKMETQIENDLKQRRS comes from the coding sequence ATGGAATCATCACAAAAATTATCAGTAAAAGAAAAAGTTGGGTATAGCTTGGGCGATCTCGCTGCCAACCTTGTATTTCAAACACTCGTAACCTACCTGGCTTATTTCTATACCGATATCTACGGGCTCGATACCAATCATGCATCGGCACTGATGTTAGTTGTAGGCTTGATTGCCGCTTTTGCATTTAATCCCATCATTGGTGCCATTGCAGACCGAACAGTTTCCAAGTGGGGAAAGTTTCGTCCATGGATCTTGTTTACAGCTGTCCCTTTGGGTGTGATTGCATTACTTGCTTTCAGCACACCTGATTTTTCGTATAAAGGGAAAGTGATTTATGCAGTAGTTACTTACACGCTCTTGTTGTTATTGTATGCTGCCAACAATCTTCCTTACTCTGCATTGAGTGGTGTGATCACCGGCGATATGAAAGAACGCAACAGTTTATCAGCCTATCGATTTGTAGCGGTGATGTTTGCACAGTTTTTTGTGCAGGTCTTTATGCTGCCGATTATTGTAGCAGCTGGTGGAGGCGACAAAGCCATTGGTATTGAAAAAGTAATGACGTGGCTAGCCATCATCGGAACCGTGATGCTGCTCATTACCTTCTTTACAACCAAAGAACGCATTGTGCCAAAGCCGGAACAGAAATCAAGTTTAAAAGAGGACCTGGCTGATCTGTTTAAAAATAAGCCTTGGGTCATCATGCTTGTCCTTACTATCCTGGTGTTTATTACGCTGGCAATGAAAGGCGGTTCCTATGTTTACTATTTTAAAAACTATGTTGATAAAGCAAGATTAACCGAATTTATTACACCCATCTTAAATGGCTTTTCGAATATTGGTATCAACTTTTTTGGAGAAGATCCGGTGTCAGCAGGTTTTGGTTTGTTTAATGCAGGCGGAATTATTTTCATGATTGTTGGCATTGGTTTTTCCAAACGTCTTGCAGATAAATATGGCAAACGGGATGTATTTGGTGTGGCACTGGTGATTTCAACCTTGTTTATCTTTCTATTTTATTTCTTCTCATCAACCTCAGTTGAGTTGATGTTTGGTTCACAAATTTTGCATGGCTTTTTCTATGGCATCACGATTCCACTACTATGGGCCATGATCGCCGATGTGGCCGACTACAGCGAATGGAAAAACAACCGCCGTGCAACGGCCATTATTTTCTCTGCTATGATGGTTGGATTGAAAACAGGATTAAGTGTTGGCAATGCACTACTGACATGGATATTGGGACTCTTTGATTATGCTGCCAACAGTGAAACGGCGCAAACAGCAACAGCAATAGAAGGAACCAAACTTTTAGTGAGCGTATTCCCATCGATTCCTTTTTTGCTTGGAGCAGGCTTGCTATTTCTTTATGAGATCAACAAGAAGATGGAAACACAAATTGAAAACGATTTAAAACAGAGACGTTCATAG
- a CDS encoding SDR family NAD(P)-dependent oxidoreductase, which yields MSNKQKLAIVTGGGSGLGLAIAKAFTSNNVKTIIVGRDEEKLKAAKAELGENGFYKTCDLSDLSSIPALIENIVAEFGQIDILVNNAGINQKKVFEEVTDEEFQRILTTNVTAVFSISREVVKDMLKRKSGCIINISSMAAQYGLPKVIAYSASKTAIDGMTRAMAVELSPNGIRVNAIAPGFIYSAMTEKALNSDPERKAKVFNRTPMGHMGQPEDIGAAALYLASDAAKYVTGVVLPVDGGNSIGF from the coding sequence ATGAGTAACAAACAAAAGTTAGCTATTGTAACCGGAGGTGGATCAGGATTAGGATTAGCCATTGCGAAAGCATTTACGTCAAACAACGTCAAAACAATTATTGTTGGACGTGATGAAGAAAAATTAAAAGCAGCGAAAGCTGAGTTGGGTGAGAACGGTTTTTACAAAACCTGCGACCTGAGTGATCTTTCATCCATTCCTGCTTTGATTGAAAATATTGTTGCTGAGTTTGGACAAATTGATATTCTCGTTAACAATGCAGGCATTAATCAAAAGAAAGTATTTGAAGAAGTAACAGACGAAGAGTTTCAACGCATTCTTACAACAAATGTAACAGCAGTGTTCAGCATCAGTCGTGAAGTAGTGAAAGATATGCTGAAAAGAAAAAGCGGATGCATCATCAACATCAGTTCAATGGCTGCACAATATGGCTTACCAAAAGTAATTGCTTACAGTGCAAGTAAAACAGCGATCGATGGAATGACAAGAGCAATGGCCGTTGAACTCAGTCCGAATGGTATTCGTGTAAACGCCATTGCACCGGGCTTTATATATAGTGCAATGACGGAGAAAGCATTGAACAGCGATCCTGAACGTAAAGCAAAAGTATTTAACCGCACACCAATGGGTCACATGGGACAACCTGAAGATATTGGCGCTGCAGCTTTATACTTGGCAAGTGATGCTGCTAAATATGTTACCGGTGTTGTGTTGCCTGTTGATGGTGGCAACAGTATAGGTTTTTGA
- a CDS encoding glycoside hydrolase family 43 protein produces the protein MPEDSIAHIDFDALNSKAISQPLVKHIYTADPSAHVFNGKIYIYPSHDVDAGDAFDDLGSHFAMEDYHVLSMDSPTSEAADNGVALHVNDVPWAAKQMWAPDAAEKNGNYYLFFPAKDHEGIFKIGVAVSDSPVGPFTPQPEAIKNSFSIDPAVFKDDDGSYYMYFGGIWGGQLQRWRTGKFNADQPESPVAFLPQANEPALCPKVAKLTDDLLEFAEDVKDILITDENGQPLLQGDTDRRFFEASWVHKYNGKYYFSYSTGDTHYLCYAIGDNPYGPFQYAGRILEPVVGWTSHHSICAFENKWYLFYHDSSLSKGVTHLRSVKVTELMHDENGFIKTIKPYND, from the coding sequence ATGCCTGAAGACAGTATAGCACATATCGACTTTGATGCATTAAACAGCAAAGCAATTTCGCAACCATTGGTGAAACATATTTACACAGCCGATCCATCGGCACATGTGTTCAATGGAAAAATTTATATCTATCCATCGCATGATGTTGATGCGGGTGATGCATTTGATGATCTCGGAAGCCATTTCGCAATGGAAGATTATCATGTTCTTTCCATGGATTCACCAACAAGCGAAGCCGCTGATAACGGTGTTGCATTGCATGTAAACGATGTGCCTTGGGCTGCAAAACAAATGTGGGCACCGGATGCTGCAGAAAAAAATGGCAACTATTACCTCTTCTTTCCTGCAAAAGATCATGAGGGTATTTTCAAAATTGGTGTGGCTGTAAGTGATTCACCTGTTGGGCCGTTTACGCCACAACCGGAAGCAATCAAAAACAGTTTCTCCATTGACCCTGCTGTGTTTAAAGATGATGATGGAAGTTATTATATGTACTTCGGTGGTATCTGGGGTGGGCAGTTGCAGCGTTGGCGTACCGGAAAGTTTAATGCTGATCAACCGGAAAGCCCGGTTGCATTTTTACCGCAAGCAAATGAACCTGCATTGTGTCCCAAGGTTGCAAAGCTTACTGATGATTTACTGGAGTTTGCTGAAGATGTAAAAGATATTTTGATCACCGACGAAAACGGTCAACCGCTTTTACAAGGCGATACCGATCGACGTTTTTTTGAAGCAAGCTGGGTACATAAGTACAACGGCAAATATTATTTCTCTTATTCAACAGGTGACACACATTACCTCTGTTATGCCATTGGCGATAATCCTTATGGTCCGTTCCAATATGCAGGACGGATATTAGAACCTGTTGTGGGCTGGACATCACATCATTCGATCTGTGCATTTGAAAACAAATGGTATTTGTTTTATCACGACAGCAGTTTGAGTAAAGGCGTTACACATTTACGCAGTGTGAAAGTGACCGAGCTTATGCATGACGAAAATGGTTTCATCAAAACAATTAAGCCTTACAACGATTAA
- a CDS encoding glycoside hydrolase family 43 protein has product MTKFLLTLSFAIVMFFTNAQTFNNPILAGFYPDPSICRVGNDYYVTTSTFAYFPGLPIFHSTDLVNWKQIGNAMDREEQLDQTNAGVSRGLFAPTIRYHKGTFYILCTLIDKKGNFIITAKDPKGPWSNPIWLPQVRGIDPSIDFVDDKAYVVYNNDAPDNKPLYNGHRTIRMYEFDIDAMKVVGEEILLVNGGTDLSKKPIWIEAPHIFKKDDWYYLICAEGGTGYNHTEVVFRSKSVKGPYVSYEKNPILTQKHLDKKRPNPITTTGHADFVETPDGKWFAVFLACRPYDDDFYTTGRETFLLPIEWKDGWPHILEGDATVPYTLPVPLPALTKKVDNPFGGNVTFRDDFKNDQFDFRYLFLRNPEKDVYSLTAKKGSLQLALRPQTATERKSPSFLGYRQNNLKGSASTCINFTPASEKEKAGMLIFQSENFYYFLCKSVENGEPVVQLFKSPARGKTEAELLASQKLTSSKELFLKIEARSDTYAFFFGEKKNQWKLLKEGVDGSFLTTKVAGGFVGSLFALYGTSNGAPTSSVAVYDWFEYKGNDDAFKK; this is encoded by the coding sequence ATGACGAAATTTCTCTTAACCCTTTCTTTTGCAATTGTGATGTTTTTTACAAACGCACAAACCTTTAACAATCCCATACTCGCAGGGTTCTATCCTGATCCAAGTATTTGCAGAGTGGGAAATGATTATTATGTAACCACTTCTACGTTTGCCTATTTTCCCGGTCTGCCGATTTTTCACAGCACAGATCTGGTGAACTGGAAACAGATCGGCAACGCCATGGATCGTGAAGAGCAATTGGATCAAACCAATGCAGGTGTATCAAGAGGTTTGTTTGCTCCAACCATTCGCTACCACAAAGGAACGTTTTACATTCTTTGTACATTGATCGATAAGAAAGGAAATTTCATCATCACTGCAAAAGATCCCAAAGGTCCATGGAGCAATCCTATCTGGTTACCGCAGGTACGTGGCATTGATCCATCGATTGATTTTGTTGATGACAAAGCCTATGTTGTTTACAACAACGATGCACCTGATAACAAACCATTGTACAATGGTCATCGCACCATCCGTATGTATGAATTTGATATTGATGCAATGAAGGTTGTGGGTGAAGAAATTTTATTGGTTAATGGCGGAACCGATCTTTCAAAAAAACCAATCTGGATCGAAGCGCCGCATATTTTCAAGAAAGATGATTGGTATTATTTGATTTGTGCAGAAGGCGGTACAGGATACAATCATACAGAAGTTGTATTCAGAAGTAAATCGGTGAAAGGGCCGTATGTTTCATATGAGAAGAATCCGATTCTTACACAAAAGCATTTAGATAAAAAACGACCTAATCCTATCACAACAACCGGTCATGCTGATTTTGTAGAAACACCCGATGGAAAATGGTTCGCTGTGTTTCTTGCCTGTCGTCCTTACGATGATGATTTTTATACAACCGGTCGTGAAACTTTTTTGTTACCTATTGAATGGAAAGACGGCTGGCCGCATATATTGGAAGGTGATGCAACAGTGCCCTATACCTTGCCTGTTCCCCTACCTGCCCTCACCAAAAAAGTAGATAACCCTTTCGGAGGTAACGTTACATTCAGAGACGATTTCAAGAATGATCAATTTGATTTCCGCTATCTCTTCTTACGAAATCCTGAAAAAGATGTATACAGTTTAACAGCAAAAAAAGGATCGCTGCAATTAGCTCTACGTCCGCAAACTGCTACAGAACGGAAAAGTCCTTCTTTCCTCGGCTACCGTCAGAATAATCTGAAAGGATCTGCTTCAACCTGCATCAATTTTACACCTGCATCAGAAAAAGAAAAAGCAGGCATGCTGATTTTCCAGAGTGAGAACTTCTATTACTTCCTCTGCAAATCTGTTGAAAACGGAGAGCCCGTTGTTCAGTTATTCAAATCGCCTGCAAGAGGTAAAACAGAAGCTGAACTGCTGGCATCACAAAAATTAACTTCATCAAAAGAACTGTTTTTAAAAATTGAAGCAAGATCTGACACTTACGCTTTCTTTTTTGGAGAAAAGAAAAACCAATGGAAACTGTTGAAAGAAGGAGTTGATGGATCGTTCCTTACAACAAAAGTTGCAGGTGGATTTGTGGGCAGTCTCTTTGCATTGTATGGGACTTCCAACGGTGCTCCCACATCATCTGTGGCCGTTTACGATTGGTTTGAGTATAAAGGAAACGATGACGCTTTTAAAAAATAA